In the genome of Microbacterium saperdae, one region contains:
- a CDS encoding enoyl-CoA hydratase/isomerase family protein, which translates to MGRVRLDRDGALAVITIDRPEKLNALTLAMYEQLGEAFSEVRDDDRIGAAILTGAGERAFCVGADLGESIPALTEGRFDISEWDAAHQKHTTLDKPVIAAVNGLCLGGGFEILLSTDIRLASEDAQFALPETGVGVVPAGGTLVRLIRQIPYAWAMDLMLRGTKIDAATALRYGILNQVVPAGDLQSSALAVAEDLLSRSRTAVATIKSAVRALADLPEDEAFRQEAVLGQAAFTSADAREGLAAFAERRPAAFPSHEA; encoded by the coding sequence ATGGGCCGCGTCCGCCTCGACCGTGACGGCGCGCTCGCCGTCATCACGATCGATCGCCCCGAGAAGCTCAACGCCCTCACCCTCGCGATGTACGAGCAGCTGGGGGAGGCGTTCTCCGAGGTGCGCGACGACGACCGCATCGGCGCGGCGATCCTCACGGGGGCGGGAGAGCGGGCCTTCTGCGTCGGCGCCGATCTCGGCGAATCGATTCCCGCCCTCACGGAGGGGCGTTTCGACATCAGCGAGTGGGACGCCGCGCATCAGAAGCACACGACGCTCGACAAGCCGGTGATCGCCGCCGTCAACGGACTGTGCCTCGGAGGGGGGTTCGAGATCCTGCTCTCGACCGACATCCGGCTCGCATCGGAGGACGCGCAGTTCGCGCTGCCGGAGACCGGCGTCGGCGTCGTCCCCGCGGGCGGAACGCTCGTGCGGCTGATCCGTCAGATCCCCTACGCCTGGGCCATGGACCTGATGCTCCGCGGCACGAAGATCGATGCCGCGACGGCTCTGCGCTACGGCATCCTCAACCAGGTCGTCCCGGCAGGCGACCTGCAGTCCTCGGCACTCGCCGTGGCCGAGGATCTGCTCTCGCGCAGCCGCACCGCGGTCGCGACGATCAAGAGTGCCGTGCGTGCGCTCGCCGACCTCCCCGAGGACGAGGCATTCCGTCAGGAAGCCGTGCTCGGGCAGGCGGCGTTCACGAGCGCGGATGCGCGTGAGGGCCTCGCCGCGTTCGCCGAGCGCCGTCCCGCCGCATTCCCGTCGCACGAGGCGTAG
- a CDS encoding EamA family transporter has translation MQQSASSRPLVGVALVIGSCLSLPFGAAVAAQLFPVLGPWGVTSLRVAIAALLLLVIVRPRPRRWTRQQWIAAVLFGVSLAAMNGFFYAAIDRIPLGPAVAIEFLGPLVLAAVLTRRLADAAWVGVALIGMVLLGVDGLIGAEPLDPLGVVFILIAAGFWAMYIRMSARVGSLIPGSGGLAMGLLVAALLLMPVGVPAAVTVSGDMQLLLLAAVTAVLSSVIPYSFELAALRRLPQRVFGVLLSLEPAFATLAGWLILGQSATPLRMLAIALVVAASAGATLGIRRRTRADAEKSPQKSPDEDDPPAVFTGPIPLPE, from the coding sequence GTGCAGCAGTCAGCGTCGTCCCGTCCTCTCGTCGGCGTCGCTCTCGTCATCGGTTCATGCCTGTCGCTGCCCTTCGGCGCGGCCGTCGCCGCACAGCTCTTCCCGGTGCTCGGCCCGTGGGGTGTGACCTCGCTGCGCGTCGCGATCGCCGCGCTCCTCCTGCTCGTCATCGTTCGTCCGCGTCCGCGGCGGTGGACCCGCCAGCAGTGGATCGCGGCCGTGCTCTTCGGCGTCTCGCTCGCCGCGATGAACGGCTTCTTCTACGCGGCGATCGACCGCATCCCGCTGGGGCCCGCGGTCGCGATCGAGTTCCTCGGACCGCTCGTCCTCGCCGCCGTGCTCACCCGTCGGCTCGCCGACGCCGCGTGGGTCGGTGTCGCGCTGATCGGGATGGTGCTGCTGGGCGTCGACGGGCTGATCGGCGCGGAGCCGCTCGACCCGCTCGGCGTCGTGTTCATCCTGATCGCCGCCGGATTCTGGGCCATGTACATCCGGATGAGCGCGCGGGTGGGATCCCTGATCCCCGGCAGCGGCGGCCTGGCGATGGGACTGCTCGTCGCAGCGCTGCTGCTCATGCCGGTGGGGGTGCCCGCCGCGGTCACGGTGTCGGGCGACATGCAACTGCTGCTGCTCGCCGCGGTCACGGCGGTGCTCTCCTCGGTGATCCCGTACAGCTTCGAGCTCGCTGCGCTGCGCCGCCTGCCGCAGCGCGTGTTCGGGGTGCTGCTCAGCCTAGAGCCGGCTTTCGCGACGCTCGCCGGCTGGCTGATCCTCGGTCAGAGCGCGACGCCGCTGCGGATGCTCGCGATCGCGCTCGTCGTCGCCGCGAGTGCCGGGGCGACCCTCGGCATCCGACGACGTACGCGCGCGGATGCCGAGAAGTCGCCGCAGAAGTCCCCGGACGAGGACGATCCGCCCGCCGTCTTCACCGGGCCGATCCCCCTGCCGGAATGA
- a CDS encoding DUF6412 domain-containing protein: MSEWFGQMLSIVLTALGLVSVPDATALGLAIALIAVTALTLALVLSLHQATGGTAPHPWRAIDVSTLLSQSDPDAAGHPRPRAPGVATAA; the protein is encoded by the coding sequence ATGAGCGAGTGGTTCGGACAGATGCTGAGCATCGTCCTCACTGCGCTCGGCCTGGTCTCCGTGCCGGATGCCACCGCTCTCGGCCTCGCGATCGCCCTCATCGCGGTGACCGCACTCACGCTCGCCCTCGTGCTGAGCCTGCACCAGGCCACGGGCGGCACCGCGCCGCATCCCTGGCGCGCCATCGACGTCTCCACCCTCCTCTCACAGAGCGATCCGGATGCCGCAGGGCACCCGCGTCCGCGAGCGCCGGGAGTCGCGACCGCCGCGTAG
- a CDS encoding LysR family transcriptional regulator substrate-binding protein, giving the protein MATQGRRPARRTGGATPARRGKAGTAQKPAAKSRTKAQDKVVFDAPRSTPEEPRIFRLGAVPGATPGRWIDAWKQRMPHVRLELVAISAAGQRDALAELDAALIRLPLVDPTLHIIPLYDEVPVVVAGTDSHLLAVDELSTSDLVGEVVIVPDDDVLGLRELPGTVSPNFPALKTTADAIATAASGAGIVVVPMSLARLHHRKDADHRPLIDGPSSTVALVWPRDRTTDDVETFVGIVRGRTANSSR; this is encoded by the coding sequence ATGGCGACTCAGGGACGGCGACCGGCGCGGCGCACCGGCGGAGCGACGCCCGCGCGTCGCGGCAAGGCGGGGACCGCACAGAAGCCCGCCGCGAAGTCCCGCACGAAGGCGCAGGACAAGGTCGTGTTCGACGCTCCCCGCAGCACCCCGGAGGAGCCGCGGATCTTCCGTCTCGGGGCCGTGCCCGGCGCGACTCCCGGGCGATGGATCGACGCCTGGAAGCAGCGGATGCCCCACGTGCGCCTCGAACTCGTGGCGATCTCCGCCGCCGGGCAGCGGGACGCACTGGCCGAGCTCGATGCCGCACTCATCCGGCTCCCGCTCGTCGATCCGACGCTGCACATCATCCCGCTCTACGACGAGGTTCCGGTCGTGGTCGCAGGAACGGACTCGCACCTGCTGGCGGTCGACGAGCTCTCCACATCCGACCTCGTCGGCGAGGTCGTGATCGTCCCGGATGACGATGTGCTCGGCCTGCGGGAGCTGCCGGGCACCGTCAGCCCGAACTTCCCCGCACTCAAGACCACGGCCGACGCCATCGCGACCGCCGCCTCGGGAGCGGGGATCGTGGTCGTGCCGATGTCGCTCGCACGCCTGCACCACCGCAAGGACGCCGATCATCGGCCGCTGATCGACGGACCGTCGTCGACCGTGGCGCTGGTCTGGCCCCGGGACCGCACGACCGACGACGTCGAGACGTTCGTGGGCATCGTCCGCGGCCGCACCGCGAACTCCTCGCGCTGA
- a CDS encoding FHA domain-containing protein, which translates to MSDPQTPEQGYTPTTTHAEWGAGEPRLRITRDEERTEYLLDADVVRIGSAEGNELRLADTDPVHATITHDDRDEYVLTLHGEGDTSASAGTDGTHQGEDSQTLRTGAQFSAGPWTFVFAREEFADHGRPFGGRKGGEYDDQELQPPRPDYSDDASAADDRTT; encoded by the coding sequence ATGAGCGACCCGCAGACACCCGAACAGGGATACACCCCGACCACGACCCACGCGGAGTGGGGCGCGGGAGAGCCGCGCCTGCGCATCACCCGCGACGAGGAGCGCACCGAATATCTGCTCGACGCGGATGTCGTGCGCATCGGTTCCGCCGAGGGGAACGAGCTGCGGCTCGCCGACACCGACCCGGTGCACGCGACCATCACGCACGACGACCGCGACGAGTACGTGCTGACGCTGCACGGCGAAGGCGACACGAGCGCGAGCGCCGGCACGGACGGCACGCACCAGGGCGAGGATTCGCAGACGCTGCGCACCGGAGCGCAGTTCAGCGCCGGCCCCTGGACCTTCGTGTTCGCCCGCGAGGAGTTCGCCGACCACGGACGCCCGTTCGGCGGACGCAAGGGCGGCGAGTACGACGACCAGGAGCTGCAGCCGCCGCGTCCCGACTACAGCGATGACGCGAGCGCAGCGGACGACCGCACGACCTGA
- a CDS encoding cation:proton antiporter, protein MNAGDVGLVLIPLLAVAAPLLARGVRPIVRVPIIVFELVLGILVGPAVLGWVEPHALLEKLSDFGLAMLFFIAGSEIDFRAVAGRPVVRASLGWVMSVALGIGVGFFFAPGEGMVVIGIALSSTALGTLMPILRDARELDTPFGKALTAVGAVGEFLPLIAISIFLSTRTTPIAAAVLLAFVLLAVLAVVAAHRVSHGRLHTIVRATLHTSDQFGVRFVLLLIAALVGLSVMLDLDMLLGAFVAGAVWRIIMARAPKKDAEAVESKLEGIAFGFLVPIFFLYTGVNFDLQALLTSPAAMALVPLFLVALLVIRGSAAQLSAPAGATVRDRTALGLLTATGLPIIVAVTAIGVDEKMIDTGTAAALVGAGMLSVLFFPVLGMLLRGDRDRIAGPRPADELPQGEL, encoded by the coding sequence GTGAACGCGGGCGACGTAGGACTGGTGCTGATTCCCCTGCTCGCGGTCGCCGCACCCCTGCTGGCGCGCGGCGTCCGACCGATCGTGCGGGTCCCGATCATCGTGTTCGAGCTCGTGCTCGGCATCCTCGTCGGTCCCGCCGTGCTCGGATGGGTCGAGCCGCATGCACTGCTCGAGAAGCTCAGCGACTTCGGCCTGGCGATGCTGTTCTTCATCGCCGGCTCCGAGATCGACTTCCGGGCCGTGGCAGGACGACCCGTCGTGCGCGCGTCGCTCGGCTGGGTGATGAGCGTCGCGCTCGGCATCGGCGTCGGCTTCTTCTTCGCTCCCGGCGAGGGCATGGTGGTGATCGGCATCGCGCTCAGTTCCACCGCACTGGGCACGCTGATGCCGATCCTGCGGGATGCCCGCGAGCTCGACACGCCCTTCGGCAAGGCGCTCACCGCGGTCGGAGCGGTCGGGGAGTTCCTGCCACTGATCGCGATCTCGATCTTCCTCAGCACGCGCACGACGCCGATCGCCGCGGCCGTCCTCCTCGCGTTCGTGCTGCTCGCGGTGCTGGCGGTGGTGGCGGCCCATCGGGTCTCGCACGGCCGCCTGCACACGATCGTGCGTGCCACGCTGCACACCTCGGATCAGTTCGGTGTGCGATTCGTGCTGCTGCTGATCGCGGCGCTCGTGGGCCTCAGCGTGATGCTCGATCTCGACATGCTGCTCGGCGCCTTCGTCGCCGGCGCCGTATGGCGCATCATCATGGCCCGCGCGCCGAAGAAGGATGCGGAAGCGGTGGAGAGCAAACTCGAGGGGATCGCGTTCGGGTTCCTCGTGCCGATCTTCTTCCTCTACACCGGTGTGAACTTCGACCTGCAGGCGCTGCTGACCTCGCCGGCCGCGATGGCGCTCGTGCCGCTGTTCCTGGTCGCACTGCTGGTCATCCGCGGTTCCGCCGCGCAACTGTCGGCGCCGGCGGGTGCGACCGTACGCGACCGCACCGCCCTCGGGCTGCTCACGGCCACCGGCCTGCCGATCATCGTCGCGGTCACCGCGATCGGCGTGGATGAGAAGATGATCGATACGGGTACCGCAGCCGCGCTCGTCGGTGCCGGGATGCTGTCGGTGCTGTTCTTCCCGGTTCTCGGGATGCTGCTGCGCGGAGACCGCGACCGGATCGCCGGCCCGCGTCCCGCCGATGAACTTCCGCAAGGAGAACTGTGA
- a CDS encoding glutaminase: MTASALLTQAAHDLVGAPQEGLGEERESRWRGRRIVRVGAAWHLGVLLLTETHALATAEVLRAADPGRRGYTAESARERAVRREEALRGGFDEGEVVHVGWSIIDVDAVDAGGSSGPLALIDGVPMVRWSAAGGYMPLEAYLRERVELLRGSAG, encoded by the coding sequence ATGACGGCATCCGCTCTGCTGACCCAGGCTGCCCACGACCTCGTCGGCGCGCCGCAGGAGGGGCTGGGCGAGGAACGAGAGTCCCGGTGGCGCGGGCGGCGCATCGTGCGCGTCGGGGCGGCGTGGCACCTGGGTGTGCTGCTGCTCACCGAGACGCATGCTCTGGCGACTGCCGAGGTGCTGCGTGCGGCGGATCCGGGTCGTCGGGGCTACACCGCCGAGTCCGCGCGGGAGCGTGCCGTGCGTCGCGAGGAGGCGCTACGGGGAGGGTTCGACGAGGGCGAGGTCGTGCACGTCGGCTGGAGCATCATCGACGTCGATGCCGTGGACGCCGGAGGATCGTCCGGGCCGCTCGCCCTGATCGACGGGGTGCCGATGGTGCGGTGGAGCGCCGCCGGAGGGTACATGCCGCTGGAGGCATACCTGCGCGAGCGCGTCGAACTGCTGCGGGGTTCCGCGGGCTGA
- a CDS encoding DUF7882 family protein, whose translation MGKFIYEGGVKTEIEDRALTHLQLVITAKLRRGEPFPFSWREDASVGGGRTTVWIQPGSSLVFKYFGSRQPSINRAWIEALAFTANAPSGLYLVPEPSEAGEAPGTGETPVTTPL comes from the coding sequence ATGGGCAAGTTCATCTACGAAGGCGGCGTGAAGACCGAGATCGAGGATCGCGCTCTCACGCATCTGCAGCTCGTGATCACGGCAAAGCTCCGCCGCGGTGAGCCGTTCCCGTTCAGCTGGCGCGAAGACGCGAGCGTCGGCGGTGGGCGCACCACGGTGTGGATCCAGCCGGGAAGCTCGCTGGTGTTCAAGTACTTCGGCAGCCGCCAGCCCTCGATCAACCGTGCCTGGATCGAGGCGCTGGCGTTCACCGCGAACGCCCCCTCCGGTCTCTACCTCGTGCCCGAGCCGTCCGAGGCGGGTGAAGCGCCGGGAACCGGCGAGACTCCGGTCACGACTCCGCTCTGA
- the purU gene encoding formyltetrahydrofolate deformylase translates to MSQPDTARLLIACDDQPGIVAAVAGVLSAHGANIISLDQHSTDSEGGRFFQRTVIHLDGLSAARPALEADLGQVAERFGMEWSLHDTARRKRVAIFVSKYDHCLMELLWRTQRGQLDIDITMVVSNHPDLAESVRSFGVPFVHIPSGDKQSMEQRQLELLRGNVDLVVLARYMQILTDDFIRELDAPVINIHHSFLPAFIGANPYARAKERGVKLIGATAHYATADLDEGPIIEQDVTRVTHSDSAAQLQSRGADVERLVLARAVQWHAEDRVIVHGKSTVIL, encoded by the coding sequence ATGTCACAGCCCGATACCGCCCGCCTCCTGATCGCGTGCGACGACCAGCCCGGCATCGTCGCCGCCGTCGCCGGCGTGCTCTCCGCGCACGGCGCGAACATCATCTCGCTCGACCAGCACTCGACCGACTCCGAGGGCGGCCGCTTCTTCCAGCGCACCGTGATCCACCTCGACGGTCTCTCCGCGGCACGCCCCGCGCTCGAGGCCGATCTCGGGCAGGTCGCCGAGCGGTTCGGCATGGAGTGGTCGCTGCACGACACCGCACGCCGCAAGCGCGTGGCGATCTTCGTCTCGAAGTACGACCACTGCCTGATGGAGCTGCTGTGGCGCACGCAGCGCGGCCAGCTCGACATCGACATCACGATGGTGGTGTCGAACCACCCCGACCTCGCCGAATCCGTGCGGTCGTTCGGTGTGCCGTTCGTGCACATCCCCTCCGGCGACAAGCAGTCCATGGAGCAGCGTCAGCTCGAACTCCTGCGCGGCAACGTCGATCTCGTGGTGCTCGCGCGCTACATGCAGATCCTCACCGACGACTTCATCCGTGAGCTCGATGCCCCGGTGATCAACATCCACCACTCCTTCCTCCCCGCCTTCATCGGGGCGAACCCGTACGCGCGGGCGAAGGAGCGCGGTGTGAAGCTGATCGGCGCGACCGCGCACTACGCGACCGCCGACCTCGACGAAGGGCCGATCATCGAGCAGGATGTGACGCGGGTCACGCACTCCGACTCGGCCGCTCAATTGCAGAGCCGCGGTGCCGATGTCGAGCGTCTGGTGCTCGCTCGTGCCGTGCAGTGGCATGCGGAGGACCGCGTGATCGTGCACGGCAAGTCGACCGTCATCCTCTAG
- a CDS encoding NAD(P)H-dependent flavin oxidoreductase, producing MSDLRALVGIEHPIVLGPFGGLSSVPLTAAVSEAGGLGSFGLYGYDGERILQTGAQLRAATSKPFALNIWLPLGDEVVPNAQHAIFAQALQPFFEAVGEELPARPDAYLPSLDEQLEAIWDVAPAVLSVVFGVPSEALIEEAHRRGITVVGTATTVAEAVALAEGGVDAIVATGSEAAGHRVSFLRAAEESLVGTFPLVPQVVDAVDVPVIAAGGISDRRGVAAAFALGAQGAQVGTAFLATAESAINDAHREAIRRTAADETVLTRAMSGRLARGARNRTVRAIEASGTIAPFPLQNWLTGRFRAAAGQQNLGELQSLWMGQAAPLARYGTAAEAFAELVQGVPAR from the coding sequence ATGAGTGATCTGCGTGCGCTGGTCGGCATCGAGCATCCGATCGTCCTCGGCCCCTTCGGAGGCCTGTCCTCCGTGCCGCTGACCGCGGCCGTGAGCGAGGCCGGCGGCCTGGGCTCCTTCGGGCTCTACGGGTACGACGGAGAGCGGATCCTGCAGACCGGCGCGCAGCTGCGGGCGGCCACCTCGAAGCCCTTCGCGCTCAACATCTGGCTCCCTCTGGGCGACGAGGTGGTGCCGAACGCACAGCATGCGATCTTCGCCCAGGCGCTGCAGCCGTTCTTCGAGGCGGTCGGGGAGGAGCTTCCCGCGCGACCGGATGCCTATCTGCCGTCGCTCGACGAGCAGCTCGAGGCGATCTGGGACGTTGCGCCCGCCGTGCTCAGCGTGGTGTTCGGCGTGCCGTCCGAGGCGCTGATCGAGGAAGCGCATCGCCGCGGCATCACCGTCGTGGGCACAGCGACCACCGTCGCAGAGGCCGTGGCGCTCGCCGAGGGGGGCGTCGATGCCATCGTCGCGACGGGCTCGGAGGCCGCCGGTCACCGGGTCTCGTTCCTCCGCGCCGCCGAGGAGTCGTTGGTCGGCACCTTCCCTCTCGTGCCGCAGGTGGTGGACGCGGTCGATGTGCCGGTGATCGCCGCCGGAGGCATCTCCGACCGCCGCGGCGTGGCCGCCGCGTTCGCGCTCGGCGCGCAGGGGGCGCAGGTCGGCACCGCGTTCCTGGCCACCGCGGAATCCGCGATCAACGATGCGCACCGTGAGGCGATCCGCCGCACGGCGGCCGACGAGACGGTGCTCACCCGGGCGATGAGCGGACGACTGGCCCGTGGAGCCCGCAACCGCACCGTGCGCGCGATCGAGGCGAGCGGCACGATCGCACCGTTCCCGCTGCAGAACTGGCTCACCGGCAGGTTCCGCGCGGCCGCGGGGCAGCAGAACCTCGGTGAGCTGCAGTCGCTGTGGATGGGGCAGGCCGCGCCGCTCGCGCGCTACGGCACGGCGGCCGAGGCGTTCGCCGAGCTGGTGCAGGGCGTCCCCGCCCGGTGA
- a CDS encoding SDR family oxidoreductase has protein sequence MTDTPIDPRHAHREDGFPDQQQSQPGLTEQTSPTPDHGESSYRGHERLSGRRALITGGDSGIGRAVAIAFAREGADVAIAHMPEEQGDADQTIAHIRDAGRTGLSLSGDLRDEDFATGIVAQTRAALGGLDVLVLNAGYQHDIDGFGTLRTEDMRRVFDTNLTGLVQTARAAYPDLAAGASIIVTASVQAYNPSPGLIDYAMTKAAQVAFVKALAEEAGPRGIRVNAVAPGPIWTPLIPATGWDAERLATFGQDTPLGRAGQPAELAGAYVYLASDESMYVSGAVLPVTGGKHL, from the coding sequence ATGACCGACACCCCCATCGACCCCCGCCACGCACATCGCGAGGACGGATTCCCGGACCAGCAGCAGTCGCAGCCGGGGCTCACCGAGCAGACCAGTCCCACCCCGGATCACGGCGAATCCAGCTATCGCGGCCATGAGCGGCTGAGCGGTCGTCGCGCGCTGATCACCGGGGGAGACTCGGGCATCGGACGGGCGGTCGCGATCGCGTTCGCCCGAGAAGGCGCCGATGTCGCGATCGCGCACATGCCGGAGGAGCAGGGCGACGCCGACCAGACGATCGCGCACATCCGCGACGCCGGCCGAACCGGGCTCAGCCTGTCGGGCGACCTCCGCGACGAGGACTTCGCGACCGGCATCGTGGCGCAGACCAGGGCCGCGCTCGGCGGGCTCGACGTCCTCGTGCTCAACGCCGGCTACCAGCACGACATCGACGGCTTCGGCACGCTGAGGACCGAGGACATGCGCCGGGTCTTCGACACCAACCTCACCGGCCTCGTGCAGACCGCCCGTGCCGCCTATCCGGATCTCGCGGCGGGGGCGAGCATCATCGTCACGGCATCCGTCCAGGCCTACAACCCCTCGCCAGGACTCATCGACTACGCCATGACGAAGGCCGCGCAGGTGGCCTTCGTGAAGGCCCTCGCCGAAGAGGCAGGTCCTCGGGGCATCCGGGTCAACGCGGTCGCTCCCGGTCCCATCTGGACTCCGCTGATCCCGGCCACCGGGTGGGATGCCGAGCGGCTGGCGACCTTCGGACAGGACACGCCGCTCGGGCGTGCGGGCCAACCCGCCGAGCTCGCCGGTGCGTACGTCTACCTCGCCTCGGATGAATCGATGTACGTCTCCGGCGCGGTGCTCCCGGTGACCGGAGGCAAGCACCTCTGA
- a CDS encoding glutamine amidotransferase-related protein: protein MASLLYVCVRPERGAADAEHASFRRALGAEVVDRLDLLEEPLDPARLARYRGVVVGGSPFNVTDPEKDVVQLRVEADLRRIAHRAIDGDIAVFFTCFSIGVVTQMLGGEVTTATPEAASATVIRTTADGAVDPVFGPSSPALTVFTAHKESAVALPAGATLLATNESCPVQAYRVGTHLYTAQFHPEPTPRDFADRMTFYRTTGYFDPEEFDRVQDQVLSASVTEGAALLRRFADTFA from the coding sequence ATGGCTTCGCTTCTCTACGTCTGCGTGCGTCCGGAGCGCGGGGCGGCGGATGCCGAACATGCGTCCTTCCGTCGTGCGCTCGGCGCCGAGGTGGTGGATCGGCTCGATCTGCTCGAAGAACCCCTCGACCCCGCGCGTCTCGCGCGCTACCGGGGCGTCGTCGTCGGCGGCTCCCCGTTCAACGTCACCGACCCCGAGAAGGACGTGGTGCAGCTGCGCGTCGAGGCCGATCTGCGGCGCATCGCGCATCGGGCGATCGACGGCGACATCGCCGTCTTCTTCACGTGCTTCAGCATCGGTGTCGTGACGCAGATGCTCGGCGGCGAGGTGACCACCGCGACTCCGGAGGCCGCGAGCGCCACGGTCATCCGCACGACGGCGGACGGCGCGGTCGATCCGGTCTTCGGCCCCAGCTCCCCCGCACTCACCGTCTTCACGGCGCACAAGGAGAGCGCGGTCGCGCTGCCCGCCGGCGCCACCCTGCTCGCGACGAACGAGTCCTGCCCCGTGCAGGCCTACCGTGTGGGGACGCACCTGTACACGGCGCAGTTCCACCCCGAACCCACCCCGCGCGACTTCGCCGATCGGATGACGTTCTACCGCACGACCGGCTACTTCGACCCCGAGGAGTTCGATCGCGTGCAGGACCAGGTGCTCTCCGCATCCGTGACCGAGGGTGCCGCGCTCCTGCGCCGGTTCGCCGACACCTTCGCCTGA
- a CDS encoding YidC/Oxa1 family membrane protein insertase has protein sequence MDFFAFPPLAALLDAAYGALVGLSSLLEPFAGGAASAAAVILVTLLVRALLIPVGISQAKAEQTRARLAPKLREIQRRHKKNPERLQRETLALYRAENTSPFAGMLPVLAQAPVVGILYTLFIRPEIAGHPNELLTHDLLGAPLGTSLVSAIFGGTATPATFLVFGVLLAIMIAVAEVTRRVFRPVPVEGDSPLNSPTMLRMMSALHYLTAVFAAFVPLAAALYLTVTVVWTLAQRVILRRRYPLPVSTPARVSA, from the coding sequence ATGGACTTCTTCGCCTTCCCACCCCTCGCTGCCCTCCTGGACGCCGCCTACGGCGCCCTCGTCGGGCTCTCCTCCCTGCTCGAACCCTTCGCCGGCGGCGCCGCATCCGCTGCCGCCGTGATCCTCGTCACGCTCCTGGTGCGCGCCCTGCTCATCCCCGTCGGCATCTCGCAGGCCAAGGCCGAGCAGACCAGGGCGCGTCTCGCGCCGAAGCTGCGTGAGATCCAACGCCGTCACAAGAAGAACCCGGAACGGCTGCAGCGCGAGACGCTCGCGCTCTACCGCGCCGAGAACACCTCGCCGTTCGCGGGGATGCTCCCCGTCCTGGCGCAGGCCCCGGTGGTCGGCATCCTGTACACGCTGTTCATCCGTCCCGAGATCGCCGGGCACCCCAACGAGCTCCTGACGCACGACCTCCTCGGAGCCCCGCTCGGCACGAGCCTGGTCTCCGCGATCTTCGGCGGTACCGCGACTCCTGCGACCTTCCTCGTGTTCGGCGTGCTGCTGGCGATCATGATCGCGGTCGCCGAGGTCACCAGACGGGTCTTCCGTCCGGTGCCGGTCGAGGGCGATTCACCACTCAACTCGCCGACGATGCTGCGGATGATGAGCGCGCTGCACTACCTGACCGCGGTGTTCGCGGCGTTCGTGCCACTGGCCGCCGCGCTGTATCTCACGGTCACGGTGGTGTGGACCCTCGCGCAGCGGGTGATCCTGCGTCGTCGCTACCCTCTCCCGGTGTCGACACCGGCGCGGGTCTCCGCCTGA